Proteins encoded by one window of Phenylobacterium soli:
- a CDS encoding amidase, which yields MKFEDYRSRDAVGLAALVAKGEVSAGELLDVAVARMAEVNPKINAVVQDLTGRARSEPPAKGPLHGVPFLLKDLGIALAGTPTSRGSRVYASTPAAADSALGRLYREAGLAIFGKTNTPEFGLWPVTESELYGPCRNPWDLRRTSGGSSGGAAAAVAAGIVPAAHASDGGGSIRIPASCCGLFGLKPSRGRVSFAPVGEGWGGASINHAVTRSVRDSAALLDVACRPQPGDPYFLPPPEVAFAEQARRAPQRLRIGFFPGAMQAPALDPECAAAMKDAAALCESLGHSVEEVTMPGDVEAMRLAAGLVIAASVAADLDAEAERRGRAIGEGEIEALTMANYRRGQKVAAPAYVRAIATIHAYGRAVAQLFETYDVVVMSTLGRPAIPIGWLFEDREQIAERVFSYMPNTQPFNNTGQPAMTVPLAWSKGGLPIGVQFVGRTGEDGLLLSLAGQLEQARPWFDRTAPL from the coding sequence ATGAAGTTCGAGGATTACCGGAGCCGGGACGCGGTGGGGCTGGCGGCGCTGGTCGCCAAGGGCGAGGTCTCGGCGGGCGAGCTGCTGGACGTCGCCGTGGCGCGCATGGCCGAGGTCAATCCGAAGATCAACGCGGTGGTACAGGACCTGACGGGGCGGGCGCGGTCCGAGCCGCCGGCGAAGGGGCCGCTGCACGGCGTGCCCTTCCTGCTGAAGGACCTGGGCATCGCCCTCGCCGGGACGCCGACGAGCCGCGGCTCGCGCGTGTACGCCAGCACGCCGGCGGCGGCGGACAGCGCGCTGGGGCGGCTCTACCGCGAAGCCGGGCTGGCGATCTTTGGCAAGACCAACACGCCGGAATTCGGCCTCTGGCCGGTGACGGAGTCGGAGCTCTACGGCCCGTGCCGCAACCCGTGGGACCTGAGGCGGACCTCGGGCGGCTCCTCGGGCGGGGCGGCGGCGGCGGTGGCGGCCGGGATCGTGCCGGCGGCCCATGCCAGCGACGGCGGCGGCTCGATCCGCATCCCGGCCTCCTGCTGCGGCCTCTTTGGCCTGAAGCCCTCGCGTGGGCGGGTGTCGTTCGCGCCGGTGGGCGAGGGCTGGGGCGGGGCCTCGATCAACCACGCGGTGACGCGCTCGGTGCGCGACAGCGCGGCGCTGCTGGACGTGGCCTGCCGGCCGCAGCCGGGCGATCCCTATTTCCTGCCGCCGCCGGAGGTCGCCTTCGCCGAGCAGGCGAGGCGGGCGCCCCAGCGCCTGCGGATCGGCTTCTTCCCCGGGGCGATGCAGGCGCCGGCGCTGGACCCCGAATGCGCGGCGGCGATGAAGGACGCGGCGGCGCTCTGCGAGAGCCTCGGCCATTCGGTGGAGGAGGTCACGATGCCCGGGGACGTCGAGGCCATGCGCCTGGCCGCCGGCCTGGTGATCGCCGCCAGCGTGGCGGCCGACCTGGACGCCGAAGCCGAGCGTCGGGGCCGGGCCATCGGCGAGGGCGAGATCGAGGCCCTGACCATGGCCAACTACCGCCGCGGCCAGAAGGTGGCGGCGCCGGCCTATGTCCGGGCGATCGCCACGATCCACGCCTACGGACGGGCGGTGGCCCAGCTCTTCGAGACCTACGATGTGGTGGTGATGTCGACGCTCGGCCGGCCGGCGATCCCGATCGGCTGGCTGTTCGAGGACCGCGAGCAGATCGCCGAGCGGGTGTTCAGCTACATGCCCAACACCCAGCCCTTCAACAACACCGGCCAGCCGGCGATGACCGTGCCGCTCGCCTGGAGCAAGGGGGGCCTGCCGATCGGGGTGCAGTTCGTCGGGCGGACGGGCGAGGACGGGCTGCTGCTGTCGCTCGCCGGCCAGCTCGAGCAGGCGCGGCCCTGGTTCGACAGGACCGCGCCGCTCTGA
- a CDS encoding ABC transporter permease, with amino-acid sequence MSRGPGWLTRTALVAGLVFLYAPIVLLVLYSFNASRLVTVWGGFSTRWYSALFHDDQMLDAVFVTLRVGLISASLATLMGLLAAVALVRGGRFRGRTLFSGMVYAPLVMPEVILGLSLLLLFVAARAPRGFWTVTVSHATVTLCYATVVIQARLQAFDRSLEEAAQDLGLTPLRAFLGVTLPNIAPAVAAAWMLAFTLSLDDLVIASFTSGPGATTLPMRLYSQVRLGVNPEINAVSTLLIGLVATGVVGAYLLQQRRGGAMNAS; translated from the coding sequence GTGAGCCGCGGTCCCGGCTGGCTGACGCGCACGGCCCTCGTCGCAGGCCTCGTCTTCCTCTATGCGCCGATCGTCCTGCTGGTGCTCTATTCCTTCAACGCCAGCCGGCTGGTCACCGTCTGGGGCGGCTTCTCCACGCGCTGGTATTCGGCCCTGTTCCACGACGACCAGATGCTCGACGCCGTCTTCGTCACCTTGCGCGTCGGCCTGATCTCGGCGAGCCTCGCCACCCTCATGGGACTCCTCGCCGCCGTGGCCCTGGTGCGCGGCGGCCGCTTCCGCGGACGCACCCTGTTCTCCGGCATGGTCTATGCGCCCCTGGTCATGCCGGAGGTGATCCTCGGTCTGTCGCTGCTTCTGCTGTTCGTCGCGGCCCGCGCGCCGCGCGGCTTCTGGACCGTGACCGTCAGCCACGCGACCGTCACCCTCTGCTACGCCACCGTGGTGATCCAGGCCCGGCTGCAGGCCTTCGACCGCAGCCTCGAGGAGGCCGCCCAGGACCTGGGCCTCACGCCCCTGCGCGCTTTCCTGGGGGTGACCCTGCCCAACATCGCCCCGGCCGTGGCCGCCGCCTGGATGCTGGCCTTCACCCTCTCCCTCGACGACCTCGTGATCGCCAGCTTCACCTCCGGCCCGGGCGCCACAACCCTGCCGATGCGGCTCTACAGCCAGGTCCGGCTGGGGGTGAATCCGGAGATCAACGCCGTCTCCACCCTGCTCATCGGCCTCGTCGCTACCGGGGTCGTCGGCGCCTATCTCCTCCAGCAGCGGCGCGGCGGCGCCATGAACGCCAGCTGA
- a CDS encoding ABC transporter permease, which produces MKRQPRLAALLPYLWLAVFFALPFVLVAKLSLSHTTLSMPPYAPQLRLDQGVAGLAEFVRGLHATTYRRLVEDRLYISAYLSSLGLAGVSTAILLVIGYPMALGVARCRPRLRQALVMAIILPFWTSFLIRIYAWIAILKPAGLLNQALGLAGLPPVTLLDTNAGVVLGLVYAYLPFMVLPLYAVLERHDASLIEAAQDLGCTPRQAFWRVTFPLSLPGVAAGALLCFIPMVGEFVVPDLMGGSETLTLGRTIWTEFFANRDWPAASAVAIVMLATLVIPILAIQRRRTELLP; this is translated from the coding sequence GTGAAGCGCCAGCCCCGGCTCGCCGCCCTCCTGCCCTATCTGTGGCTGGCGGTGTTCTTCGCCCTGCCCTTCGTGCTGGTGGCCAAGCTGTCGCTGTCCCACACGACCCTCTCCATGCCGCCCTACGCGCCGCAGCTGCGCCTCGACCAGGGCGTCGCCGGCCTCGCCGAGTTCGTCCGCGGTCTGCACGCCACCACCTACCGCCGGCTGGTCGAGGACCGCCTCTACATCTCCGCCTATCTCTCGAGCCTCGGCCTCGCCGGGGTTTCGACCGCCATCCTCCTGGTCATCGGCTATCCCATGGCGCTGGGCGTCGCCCGCTGCCGGCCGCGCCTTCGCCAGGCCCTCGTCATGGCGATCATCCTGCCGTTCTGGACGAGCTTCCTGATCCGCATCTACGCCTGGATCGCCATCCTCAAGCCGGCCGGCCTCTTGAACCAGGCGCTGGGCCTCGCCGGCCTGCCGCCCGTCACCCTGCTCGACACCAACGCCGGCGTCGTCCTCGGCCTCGTCTACGCCTATCTGCCGTTCATGGTCCTGCCGCTCTACGCGGTGCTCGAGCGGCACGACGCCAGCCTGATCGAGGCGGCCCAAGACCTCGGCTGCACGCCGCGCCAGGCCTTCTGGCGGGTCACCTTCCCGCTGTCCCTGCCCGGCGTCGCGGCGGGCGCCCTGCTCTGCTTCATCCCGATGGTCGGCGAGTTCGTCGTACCCGACCTGATGGGCGGCTCGGAGACCCTGACGCTCGGCCGCACGATCTGGACCGAGTTCTTCGCCAACCGCGACTGGCCGGCCGCCTCGGCCGTCGCCATAGTCATGCTGGCGACCCTGGTGATCCCGATCCTCGCCATCCAGCGCCGGCGTACGGAGCTGCTGCCGTGA
- a CDS encoding ABC transporter ATP-binding protein — MSQPVTPPPLVRFEGVTKRFGAEAAVRDVTLDIGEGEFFALLGPSGCGKTTLMRLLAGFETPDAGRILLAGQDIAGLPPHRRPVHMMFQAYALFPHLTVAQNIGFGLKAQGAPRARIAARVDEMLTLVKLEGLGGRKPDQLSGGQKQRVALARALAPEPKILLLDEPMAALDRKLREETQFELKSLQARLGLTFLIVTHDQDEAMLTADRLAVMRAGEIVQVGTPAEVYERPADRFVAGFLGQVNLFETPQGWIGVRPERIRLAPEPAAGAFQGTVLEVGYLGDRTVYVAQTAPGRTVLVAQSNVGGGPAARVGDTVWLSYPPEAAAVLAS, encoded by the coding sequence GTGAGCCAGCCGGTGACGCCGCCGCCCCTGGTCCGCTTCGAGGGCGTCACCAAGCGCTTCGGGGCCGAGGCCGCGGTTCGCGACGTCACCCTCGACATCGGCGAGGGCGAGTTCTTCGCCCTGCTCGGCCCGTCGGGCTGCGGCAAGACCACCCTGATGCGCCTGCTCGCCGGGTTCGAGACGCCCGACGCGGGGCGCATCCTGCTGGCCGGCCAGGACATCGCCGGCCTGCCGCCGCACCGCCGGCCGGTGCACATGATGTTCCAGGCCTACGCCCTCTTCCCCCACCTCACGGTCGCCCAGAACATCGGCTTCGGACTGAAGGCCCAGGGCGCGCCCCGGGCCCGGATCGCCGCGCGCGTCGACGAGATGCTGACCCTCGTGAAGCTCGAGGGCCTGGGCGGCCGCAAGCCCGACCAGCTCTCCGGCGGCCAGAAGCAGCGGGTGGCGCTGGCCCGGGCCCTCGCGCCCGAGCCGAAGATCCTGCTCCTCGACGAGCCCATGGCCGCCCTCGACCGCAAGCTGCGCGAGGAGACCCAGTTCGAGCTCAAGAGCCTTCAGGCCCGCCTCGGCCTGACCTTCCTGATCGTCACCCACGACCAGGACGAGGCCATGCTCACCGCCGACCGCCTGGCCGTGATGCGGGCCGGCGAGATCGTCCAGGTCGGAACTCCGGCCGAGGTCTATGAGCGTCCCGCCGACCGCTTCGTCGCCGGCTTCCTCGGCCAGGTGAACCTGTTCGAGACGCCTCAGGGCTGGATCGGCGTGCGCCCGGAGCGCATCCGTCTCGCCCCCGAGCCGGCCGCCGGCGCCTTCCAGGGCACGGTCCTCGAGGTCGGCTATCTCGGCGACCGCACGGTCTATGTGGCGCAGACCGCGCCGGGCCGAACGGTGCTCGTCGCCCAATCCAATGTCGGCGGCGGACCGGCCGCCCGGGTCGGCGACACCGTCTGGCTCAGCTATCCGCCCGAAGCGGCGGCGGTCCTCGCCTCGTGA
- a CDS encoding polyamine ABC transporter substrate-binding protein produces the protein MRSLFRLAGLAAALGLAACGGPSEKPRSKAATGVVHVYNWTDYIDPALLEDFTKQTGVQVRYDTFDSNEVLETKALQGGTGYDVVVPSNHNLPRYIAAKAIQPLDKTQLPNLKNLDPAVEARVNAFDPGGKYAVPYMQGTIGIGYNAAAIAKRLGGQPVDSWRVVFDPAILAKLKDCGVYFLDASEDMYAVTLNYLGKDPNSKALADYQAATDLLLKVRPYVRKFHSSEYVDALANGDICLAIGYSGDILQAGARATEAKNGVKIAYAIPKEGSQVWYDLFTIPVDAPNPAAAHAFLNFMLKPEVIARASNYTHYANGVAAAAPLLSADVRNDPGVYPPPDVAKKLFITTTKDQSLLREVNRQWTKVLTGK, from the coding sequence ATGCGGAGTTTGTTCAGGCTCGCCGGGCTCGCCGCGGCTCTCGGGCTGGCGGCCTGCGGCGGCCCCTCCGAGAAGCCCAGGTCCAAGGCCGCCACCGGCGTCGTCCACGTCTACAACTGGACCGACTACATCGACCCTGCCCTGCTGGAGGACTTCACCAAGCAGACCGGCGTCCAGGTCCGCTACGACACCTTCGATTCGAACGAGGTGCTGGAGACCAAGGCCCTGCAGGGCGGCACCGGCTACGACGTCGTCGTCCCCTCGAACCACAACCTGCCCCGCTACATCGCCGCCAAGGCGATCCAGCCGCTCGACAAGACCCAGCTGCCGAACCTGAAGAACCTCGACCCGGCGGTCGAGGCCCGGGTCAACGCCTTCGATCCCGGCGGCAAGTACGCGGTGCCCTACATGCAGGGCACCATCGGCATCGGCTACAACGCCGCCGCCATCGCCAAGCGGCTGGGAGGCCAGCCGGTCGACAGCTGGCGCGTGGTCTTCGATCCGGCGATCCTCGCCAAGCTCAAGGACTGCGGGGTCTATTTCCTCGACGCCTCCGAGGACATGTACGCAGTCACGCTCAACTACCTGGGCAAGGATCCCAATTCGAAGGCCCTCGCCGACTACCAGGCGGCCACCGACCTGCTGCTCAAGGTCCGGCCCTACGTGCGCAAGTTCCATTCCTCGGAATATGTCGACGCCCTGGCCAACGGCGACATCTGCCTGGCCATCGGCTATTCGGGCGACATCCTCCAGGCCGGCGCCCGCGCCACCGAGGCCAAGAACGGCGTGAAGATCGCCTACGCCATCCCCAAGGAAGGCAGCCAGGTCTGGTACGACCTCTTCACCATCCCCGTGGACGCGCCCAATCCGGCCGCCGCCCACGCCTTCCTGAACTTCATGCTCAAGCCCGAGGTGATCGCCCGGGCCTCCAACTACACGCACTACGCCAACGGCGTGGCCGCCGCGGCGCCGCTGCTGTCGGCCGATGTCCGCAACGATCCCGGCGTCTATCCCCCGCCGGACGTCGCCAAGAAGCTGTTCATCACCACCACCAAGGACCAGAGCCTGCTGCGCGAGGTGAACCGCCAGTGGACGAAGGTGCTGACCGGCAAGTGA
- a CDS encoding DMT family protein, protein MPSWTAIAPILMLVASNVFMTFAWYGQLKVEHRALWLIVLISWGIAFFEYCLAVPANRIGRLVYAPAELKAMQEVITLLVFAVFSITWLKEPVTPNHLIGFGLIAAGAFFVFKGPL, encoded by the coding sequence ATGCCGTCCTGGACCGCAATCGCGCCGATCCTGATGCTCGTCGCCTCGAATGTGTTCATGACCTTCGCCTGGTACGGCCAACTGAAGGTCGAGCATCGCGCGCTGTGGCTGATCGTGCTGATCAGCTGGGGAATCGCCTTCTTCGAATATTGCCTGGCGGTGCCCGCGAACCGGATCGGCCGGCTGGTCTATGCGCCGGCCGAGCTGAAGGCCATGCAGGAGGTGATCACCCTCCTGGTGTTCGCCGTGTTCTCGATCACCTGGCTCAAGGAGCCGGTGACGCCGAACCACCTGATCGGCTTCGGCCTGATCGCGGCGGGCGCCTTCTTCGTCTTCAAAGGCCCGCTATAG
- a CDS encoding glycosyltransferase family 4 protein: protein MRRTLVINWNLTSFHGWGIYGLNLALNLANDPDLQVVPAHEISQKMLALDPLSQMALEPTIRAASQLVRQLAANAGQEGQSTGPMLHALTAELVSSPAAHNVRLRGKPNLAVLFLETDRLPADAVARGHDYDRIVAGSTWNEELLRAHGLEKITTVLQGVDPALFHPAPRRGFLSDRFLVFSGGKLERRKGQDIALAAFKIFAERHPDALLVTAWHSPFPHVARTVDASGLAAPVRFRPDGAVDAFGWAVANGVRENQILDIGLVPNAAMPQILREMDVALFPNRCEGGTNLVAMEAMACGVPAILSRNTGHLDLIEEGNCYVLERQGPVKGEGVERPELSGWRESDVDEAVEALEAAYQDREEARRRGLAGAATLSRLTWAATAQGVKAAVQALI from the coding sequence TTGCGTCGCACTCTGGTCATCAACTGGAACCTCACGAGCTTTCACGGCTGGGGCATCTACGGCCTGAACCTGGCGCTCAACCTGGCCAACGACCCCGACCTCCAGGTCGTGCCCGCCCACGAGATCTCCCAGAAGATGCTGGCGCTCGATCCGCTCAGCCAGATGGCGCTGGAGCCGACGATCCGCGCCGCCTCCCAGCTCGTCCGCCAGCTCGCCGCCAACGCCGGCCAGGAGGGCCAGAGCACCGGCCCGATGCTGCACGCCCTCACCGCCGAGCTCGTCTCCTCGCCCGCCGCCCACAATGTGCGCCTGCGCGGCAAGCCGAACCTCGCGGTGCTGTTTCTGGAAACCGATCGCCTGCCAGCTGACGCCGTGGCCCGGGGTCACGATTACGACCGCATCGTCGCCGGCTCCACCTGGAACGAGGAACTGCTCCGCGCCCACGGCCTGGAGAAGATCACCACCGTGCTGCAGGGCGTCGACCCGGCCCTCTTCCACCCCGCGCCGCGCCGCGGCTTCCTCTCTGACCGCTTCCTGGTGTTCAGCGGCGGCAAGCTCGAGCGCCGCAAGGGCCAGGACATCGCCCTGGCCGCCTTCAAGATCTTCGCCGAGCGTCACCCCGACGCCCTGCTGGTCACCGCCTGGCACAGCCCCTTCCCGCACGTCGCCCGCACGGTGGACGCCTCGGGCCTCGCCGCGCCGGTGCGCTTCCGCCCCGATGGCGCTGTCGACGCCTTCGGCTGGGCCGTGGCCAACGGGGTCCGCGAAAACCAGATCCTCGACATCGGCCTCGTGCCGAACGCGGCGATGCCGCAGATCCTGCGCGAGATGGACGTCGCCCTGTTCCCCAACCGCTGCGAGGGCGGCACCAACCTGGTGGCCATGGAAGCCATGGCCTGCGGCGTCCCCGCCATCCTGTCGCGCAACACCGGCCATCTCGACCTGATCGAGGAGGGCAACTGCTACGTCCTCGAACGCCAGGGGCCGGTGAAGGGCGAAGGCGTCGAGCGGCCCGAGCTGTCCGGCTGGCGCGAGAGCGACGTCGACGAGGCGGTGGAAGCGCTGGAGGCCGCCTACCAGGATCGCGAGGAGGCCCGCCGCCGGGGTCTCGCCGGCGCCGCCACCCTCTCGCGCCTCACCTGGGCGGCCACCGCCCAGGGGGTCAAGGCCGCGGTGCAGGCTCTGATCTAG
- a CDS encoding class I SAM-dependent methyltransferase, which produces MTQTPASSASISSAPASLDRYRRLDAFLQRLHGDIYPEPPSPLHTSITRQMFERLMRMHPIPAGGKVLDIGCGQGVALEVFKAAGLDPVGITLGPDAQVCRAKGFNVLEMDLSFLDFADGTFDLVWCRHALEHSVFPFFTLSEMHRVLKPGGVLYVEVPAPDTSCNHQNNPNHYSVLCQSMWVQLIQRVGFPKINFTDLKFTTGMGPDVYWAFTQQKPG; this is translated from the coding sequence ATGACCCAGACCCCAGCCTCTTCGGCCTCGATTTCGTCCGCGCCCGCGTCGCTCGACCGCTATCGCCGGCTGGACGCCTTCCTGCAGCGGCTGCACGGCGACATCTATCCCGAGCCGCCGAGCCCGCTGCACACCTCCATCACCCGCCAGATGTTCGAGCGCCTGATGCGGATGCATCCGATCCCGGCGGGGGGGAAGGTGCTGGACATCGGCTGCGGCCAGGGCGTGGCGCTGGAGGTCTTCAAGGCGGCGGGGCTCGATCCGGTGGGAATCACCCTCGGGCCGGACGCGCAGGTCTGCCGCGCCAAGGGTTTCAACGTGCTCGAGATGGACCTGTCGTTCCTGGATTTCGCGGACGGGACCTTCGACCTTGTCTGGTGCCGCCACGCCCTGGAGCACAGCGTCTTCCCGTTCTTCACCCTGTCGGAGATGCACCGGGTGCTTAAGCCGGGCGGGGTGCTCTATGTGGAGGTGCCGGCCCCCGACACCTCGTGCAACCATCAGAACAACCCCAACCACTACAGCGTGCTGTGCCAGAGCATGTGGGTCCAGCTCATCCAGCGGGTCGGCTTCCCGAAGATCAACTTCACCGACCTGAAGTTCACGACCGGCATGGGGCCGGACGTCTATTGGGCATTCACCCAGCAGAAGCCGGGCTGA
- a CDS encoding glycosyltransferase family 4 protein, with amino-acid sequence MPRTVVINWGVASYYGWGVYGLNLALAWASDPEVRAACGYEIQANQIAVDALGRVALRPFLRRSADLQARLKPLAGTTAHVQGVALQSLNAAFQPMRVAHDVLLQGEANIGVTFFETAHIAPEALDRARAFDLVVTGSGWNEAALRAQGVENVRTVLQGIDPALFHPAPRRGFLSERFLVFSGGKLERRKGQDIALAAFKIFAERHPEALLVSAWHSPWPQVARTLDASGLAAPVVFAADGRVDVAAWAEASGVPRTQVLDVGLTPNAAMPQILREMDVALFTNRCEGGTNLVAMEAMACGVPAILSRNTGHLDLIEDGACYVLERQAALPGAEAGVGGVAGWGESDVEEAVAALEAAYRDREDARRRGARGAQLLSRLTWAETARRMKAAALDLSPASAG; translated from the coding sequence TTGCCGCGGACCGTCGTCATCAACTGGGGCGTGGCCAGCTACTACGGCTGGGGCGTCTACGGCCTCAACCTGGCGCTCGCCTGGGCCAGCGACCCTGAGGTCCGCGCCGCCTGCGGCTACGAGATCCAGGCCAACCAGATCGCCGTCGACGCTCTGGGCCGGGTCGCCCTGCGCCCGTTCCTGCGCCGCTCGGCCGACCTGCAGGCGAGGCTGAAGCCGCTGGCCGGGACCACCGCCCACGTGCAGGGCGTGGCCCTGCAGTCGCTCAACGCGGCCTTCCAGCCCATGCGTGTCGCCCACGACGTCCTGCTGCAAGGCGAGGCCAACATCGGTGTCACCTTCTTCGAGACCGCCCACATCGCGCCCGAGGCGCTCGACCGCGCGCGCGCCTTCGATCTCGTCGTCACCGGCTCCGGCTGGAACGAGGCGGCCCTTCGCGCCCAGGGCGTGGAGAACGTCCGCACGGTCCTGCAGGGGATCGACCCGGCTCTCTTCCATCCCGCGCCGCGCCGCGGCTTCCTCTCCGAACGGTTCCTGGTGTTCAGCGGCGGCAAGCTCGAGCGCCGCAAGGGCCAGGACATCGCCCTGGCCGCCTTCAAGATTTTCGCCGAGCGCCATCCCGAGGCCCTGCTGGTCAGCGCCTGGCACAGTCCCTGGCCGCAGGTCGCCCGCACGCTCGACGCCTCCGGGCTGGCCGCCCCGGTCGTCTTCGCCGCCGACGGACGCGTCGACGTCGCCGCCTGGGCCGAGGCGAGCGGCGTTCCGCGCACCCAGGTGCTCGACGTCGGCCTGACGCCCAACGCCGCCATGCCGCAGATCCTGCGCGAGATGGATGTCGCCCTGTTCACCAACCGCTGCGAGGGCGGCACCAACCTGGTGGCCATGGAAGCCATGGCCTGCGGCGTCCCCGCCATCCTCTCGCGCAACACCGGCCATCTCGACCTGATCGAGGACGGCGCCTGCTATGTCCTGGAGCGCCAGGCCGCCCTGCCCGGCGCGGAGGCCGGCGTCGGCGGCGTTGCCGGCTGGGGCGAGAGCGACGTCGAGGAGGCCGTCGCGGCCCTCGAGGCCGCCTACCGGGACCGCGAGGACGCCCGCCGGCGCGGCGCCCGCGGCGCTCAGCTGCTCTCGCGCCTCACCTGGGCCGAGACCGCGCGCCGGATGAAGGCCGCGGCCCTGGACCTCAGCCCGGCTTCTGCTGGGTGA
- the metG gene encoding methionine--tRNA ligase: MTRILITSALPYINGIKHLGNLAGSMLPADVYARFQRARGKETLYICATDEHGTPAELAAAAAGQSVRDYCDEQHRIQYDIGRRFGLSWDYFGRSSSPQNHRLTQRFAQSLWEAGFIEERVTQQVYSLADKRFLPDRYVIGTCPHCGYEAARGDQCENCTRVLDPADLIKPRSAISGSTEIEIRDSKHLFLRQSLFAPKLREWVDSKKGEWPNLVTSIAYKWLDEGLQDRGITRDLEWGVPVNAFEWGANPDGETPDAVGLADKVFYVWFDAPIEYIAATWEWSDAQAVEAGRTPEDAAWERWWRRPGADDVTYVEFMGKDNVPFHTVGFPCTLFGVNEARGADGRFSPRENAPWKLVDELKGFNWLNYYGGKFSTSQKRGVFMDHALELLPADYWRWWLTANAPESSDSSFTWEQFRDQVNADLADVLGNFVNRICKFTESRFGGVVPEGGEFGELEKKLEGDIAAKLVELEAFMEEREFRKATTALRQLWVLGNQYLTEAAPWTAIKTDAARAAVAVRTGLNLVALFAKVSEPFIPFAAEKIAAAVGEPFPSAWPRGQDGHLLDSLPVGRAIAAPEVLFRKIEEAQVAEWIARFGGAEVEPA; encoded by the coding sequence ATGACCCGCATCCTCATCACCTCGGCCCTGCCGTACATCAACGGGATCAAGCACCTGGGGAACCTGGCCGGCTCGATGCTGCCGGCCGACGTCTATGCACGCTTCCAGCGGGCGCGGGGCAAGGAGACGCTCTACATCTGCGCCACCGACGAGCACGGCACGCCGGCCGAGCTCGCGGCCGCCGCCGCCGGCCAGAGCGTGCGCGACTACTGCGACGAGCAGCACCGGATCCAGTACGACATCGGCCGCCGCTTCGGCCTGTCGTGGGACTATTTCGGCCGTTCGTCCTCGCCGCAGAACCATCGGCTGACCCAGCGCTTCGCCCAGTCCCTGTGGGAGGCCGGCTTCATCGAGGAGCGGGTGACCCAGCAGGTCTATTCGCTGGCCGACAAGCGCTTCCTGCCCGACCGCTACGTGATCGGCACGTGCCCGCACTGCGGTTACGAGGCGGCCCGCGGCGACCAGTGCGAGAACTGCACCCGGGTCCTCGATCCGGCCGACCTCATCAAGCCGCGCTCGGCGATCTCGGGCTCCACCGAGATCGAGATCCGCGATTCCAAGCACCTGTTCCTGCGCCAGAGCCTGTTCGCGCCGAAGCTGCGCGAGTGGGTGGACTCCAAGAAGGGCGAGTGGCCGAACCTCGTCACCTCGATCGCCTACAAGTGGCTGGACGAGGGGCTGCAGGACCGCGGCATCACCCGTGACCTCGAGTGGGGCGTGCCGGTCAACGCCTTCGAGTGGGGCGCCAATCCGGACGGCGAGACGCCCGACGCGGTGGGCCTCGCCGACAAGGTGTTCTACGTCTGGTTCGACGCGCCGATCGAATATATCGCCGCCACCTGGGAGTGGTCCGACGCCCAGGCCGTCGAAGCCGGCCGCACGCCCGAGGACGCGGCGTGGGAGCGCTGGTGGCGCCGGCCGGGCGCGGACGACGTCACCTATGTGGAGTTCATGGGCAAGGACAACGTGCCCTTCCACACCGTGGGCTTCCCCTGCACCCTCTTCGGCGTCAACGAGGCGCGCGGCGCGGACGGCAGGTTCAGCCCGCGCGAGAACGCGCCCTGGAAGCTCGTCGACGAGCTGAAGGGCTTCAACTGGCTCAACTACTACGGCGGCAAGTTCTCCACCTCGCAGAAGCGCGGGGTGTTCATGGACCACGCGCTGGAGCTGCTGCCGGCCGACTACTGGCGCTGGTGGCTGACGGCCAATGCGCCGGAGAGCTCGGACTCGTCCTTCACCTGGGAGCAGTTCCGCGACCAGGTGAACGCCGACCTCGCCGACGTGCTGGGCAACTTCGTCAACCGCATCTGCAAGTTCACCGAGAGCCGCTTCGGGGGCGTCGTCCCGGAGGGCGGCGAGTTCGGCGAGCTCGAGAAGAAGCTGGAGGGCGACATCGCCGCCAAACTCGTCGAGCTCGAGGCCTTCATGGAGGAGCGCGAGTTCCGCAAGGCGACCACGGCGCTGCGCCAGCTGTGGGTGCTGGGCAACCAGTACCTCACCGAAGCGGCGCCCTGGACCGCGATCAAGACCGACGCGGCGCGGGCCGCGGTGGCGGTGCGCACGGGACTCAACCTTGTGGCCCTGTTCGCCAAGGTGTCGGAGCCGTTCATTCCGTTCGCGGCCGAGAAGATCGCCGCGGCCGTCGGCGAGCCGTTCCCGAGCGCCTGGCCGCGCGGCCAGGACGGTCACCTCCTCGACAGCCTGCCGGTCGGGCGGGCGATCGCCGCGCCGGAGGTGCTGTTCCGCAAGATCGAGGAGGCCCAGGTGGCTGAGTGGATCGCGCGGTTCGGCGGCGCCGAGGTCGAGCCGGCCTAG